A single genomic interval of Rosistilla ulvae harbors:
- a CDS encoding helix-turn-helix domain-containing protein — translation MSAGSRGTSIRPLGKILEAIGEPVYVVTRDGRFEYFNRAALEWLGCESQPLLDWKPSPDRDPASAIDALALSLQPPKILRRGRPISQPIAPRVDTLQGPASREMLFIPLGEPAVEFVVAVGDCHWAGEASAESIDLVSLSRQLAAIRQQYPRLNQLGPLVGASGAAEHLRRQASLAAECSSNVFLVGRSGCGGDQLALAIHRRPTESPSAWSSLTPIDCALMDAELLEAALSPVIARLGGSSTARATVLLRNLDRLAVEAQSPLRQRLAEFGSRLRCISLSELSVAECLRSEHLDGDLIYRLATLEIAVPSLTQRIVDLPLIVQFLIERRAKPNQIIDGISRPALDLLSTYPWPGDFDELDAAIRHSMRESGSPVIQPQHLPLAIRSYTPPDPAATADDRPIDLDRLLARIERELIDRALERSDGNRAEAARRLGISRSRLLRRIDDSDDSTEAEG, via the coding sequence CGACGGCCGCTTCGAGTACTTCAACCGTGCGGCTTTGGAATGGCTGGGCTGCGAATCGCAGCCGTTGCTCGACTGGAAACCGTCGCCCGATCGCGATCCCGCATCGGCAATCGACGCGCTGGCGCTGTCGCTGCAGCCGCCAAAGATCCTCCGTCGCGGCCGACCGATCTCGCAACCGATCGCTCCCCGCGTCGACACGCTTCAGGGACCAGCGTCCCGAGAGATGCTGTTTATTCCGTTGGGAGAGCCCGCCGTCGAGTTTGTCGTGGCGGTCGGCGATTGTCACTGGGCGGGTGAGGCGAGTGCGGAGTCGATCGATCTGGTTTCGCTGAGCCGTCAGTTAGCCGCGATCCGCCAGCAGTATCCCCGCCTGAATCAGCTTGGTCCGTTGGTTGGAGCATCGGGGGCGGCGGAGCACTTGCGCCGCCAAGCTTCTTTGGCTGCAGAGTGCTCGTCGAACGTCTTTCTCGTCGGCCGATCGGGTTGCGGGGGCGATCAGCTTGCTTTGGCGATTCATCGCCGCCCGACCGAATCTCCGTCGGCGTGGAGTTCGTTGACGCCAATCGATTGTGCGTTGATGGATGCGGAGTTGTTGGAAGCGGCGCTCTCGCCGGTGATCGCTCGGTTGGGCGGCAGTTCGACCGCGCGGGCAACGGTTCTGCTTCGCAATCTCGATCGCTTGGCCGTCGAAGCTCAGTCGCCGTTGCGGCAAAGGTTGGCCGAGTTCGGATCGCGTTTGCGATGCATTAGTTTGTCGGAGTTGTCGGTCGCCGAATGTCTGCGAAGCGAACATCTGGATGGCGATCTGATCTACCGCTTGGCAACGCTTGAGATCGCTGTTCCCTCGTTGACTCAGCGGATCGTCGACCTGCCGTTGATCGTTCAGTTTTTGATTGAACGCCGCGCCAAACCGAATCAAATCATCGACGGCATCTCGCGGCCGGCGCTCGACTTGTTGAGCACCTATCCCTGGCCTGGCGACTTCGACGAACTGGATGCTGCGATCCGACACAGCATGCGCGAGAGCGGTTCGCCGGTCATTCAGCCGCAACATCTACCGTTGGCGATCCGGTCCTATACGCCCCCGGATCCGGCGGCGACCGCCGACGATCGGCCTATCGATTTGGATCGCTTGTTGGCGCGAATCGAGCGCGAGTTGATCGATCGCGCATTGGAACGTAGCGACGGAAATCGGGCCGAAGCAGCTCGGCGATTGGGGATCAGCCGGTCGCGACTGTTGCGTCGGATCGACGACAGCGACGATTCAACCGAAGCGGAGGGCTGA
- a CDS encoding Mrp/NBP35 family ATP-binding protein encodes MTPDDIRSAIADFPDPETGRPIGSTDQIKSISCDSGIQVQVGLTSHSAALKEEVVEQLASRIVSRFAGQSPAIEIVDHDRPPVRLGQIGLRVKSVIAVGSGKGGVGKSTVAASLAQCLQRFGSKVGLMDADVYGPSVPHLLGISGRPEVDENKRIIPIKKGPMPVMSMGFLVEPDQAVIWRGPMLHSSVTQFLRDTDWGLLDYLIIDMPPGTGDVALTLSQILPLSGAVIVCTPQEVALLDAVKAISMFGKVHIPILGMVENMSGFQCPDCNKHYDIFGKGGARDKAEELETPFLGAVPINIPLRIAGDQGKLAECLDDDAIRAPMDQVARAVVRTLAAKNAAAPATPQLPTL; translated from the coding sequence ATGACACCCGATGATATTCGTTCGGCGATCGCCGATTTTCCCGATCCCGAAACTGGTCGTCCGATCGGTTCGACCGATCAAATCAAGAGCATCAGCTGTGATTCTGGGATCCAGGTGCAGGTTGGTTTGACCAGCCATTCGGCCGCGCTCAAAGAAGAGGTTGTCGAACAGTTGGCGTCGCGGATTGTCAGCCGATTCGCGGGGCAGAGTCCAGCGATCGAAATCGTCGACCACGACCGTCCGCCAGTTCGACTGGGGCAGATTGGATTGCGAGTCAAGAGCGTGATCGCTGTTGGTTCGGGGAAGGGTGGTGTCGGTAAAAGTACCGTTGCTGCCAGTTTGGCGCAGTGTCTGCAACGCTTCGGTTCGAAGGTCGGACTGATGGATGCCGATGTCTATGGTCCGAGCGTTCCGCATCTACTGGGAATTTCGGGCCGCCCCGAGGTCGATGAGAACAAGCGGATCATCCCGATCAAAAAGGGCCCGATGCCGGTGATGTCGATGGGGTTCTTGGTCGAACCCGATCAGGCCGTGATTTGGCGTGGGCCGATGCTGCACAGTTCGGTCACTCAGTTCCTTCGCGATACCGACTGGGGGCTGTTGGATTATCTGATCATCGACATGCCGCCGGGAACGGGAGACGTCGCGCTGACGTTGTCGCAGATCTTGCCGCTGTCGGGGGCTGTGATCGTTTGTACGCCACAAGAGGTCGCGTTGTTGGATGCGGTCAAGGCGATCTCGATGTTCGGCAAGGTGCACATACCGATCTTGGGGATGGTTGAAAACATGAGCGGTTTTCAGTGCCCCGATTGCAACAAGCATTACGACATCTTTGGCAAAGGTGGCGCCCGCGACAAGGCCGAAGAGCTGGAGACGCCATTCTTAGGCGCGGTGCCGATCAATATCCCGCTGCGAATCGCTGGGGATCAAGGGAAGCTGGCCGAATGCTTGGACGACGATGCAATTCGGGCACCGATGGATCAAGTCGCACGCGCTGTCGTTCGGACTCTGGCGGCGAAAAACGCTGCCGCTCCCGCGACACCTCAGTTGCCAACGCTGTAG
- a CDS encoding outer membrane beta-barrel protein — MNLISRFFAIACICNAGLAVGQQFGHEEYPTESYPISGEGYEYQGDGGYYGDASCESCGTAAKPGCFASCLDGFTYGGWAQLGYYTYGSPMRFNNHPDRVNLSQMWMFAEKQANGAQGLDLGGRIDYLYGVDAQDTQAFGVDNGSWDTGWDNGIYGYAMPQLYGEAAYGNTSIKMGHFFTLIGYEVVSAPDNFFFSHSYTMVNSEPFTHTGALVTHKANEFVTIWGGYTLGWDSGYTDNGDNFLGGLSVVLTDYTTITYTNTIGRLNENLELRGQDMKERGQMHSIVASTTVENFNHVLQIDRLDTKNQFDTFARDTFAINNYFFYELADEVAAGLRFEWWNNRRDTNDHTDVYALTLGLNLKPKEFVTIRPEVRWDWDVDADPLGINETNPNSPTNSPRSNQTTFGIDAIVTF; from the coding sequence ATGAATCTCATTAGTAGGTTCTTTGCGATTGCTTGCATCTGCAACGCAGGTCTGGCCGTCGGGCAACAGTTTGGGCACGAAGAATATCCCACCGAGAGTTACCCCATCTCAGGGGAAGGCTACGAATACCAGGGCGATGGCGGATACTACGGCGACGCAAGCTGCGAATCATGCGGCACTGCGGCAAAGCCGGGTTGCTTCGCTAGCTGCCTGGACGGCTTCACCTACGGGGGATGGGCCCAACTCGGCTACTACACCTACGGCTCGCCGATGCGATTCAACAATCACCCCGACCGAGTCAACCTATCGCAAATGTGGATGTTTGCCGAAAAACAGGCCAACGGTGCACAGGGGCTCGACCTCGGCGGACGTATCGATTACCTCTACGGCGTCGACGCGCAAGACACACAAGCCTTCGGCGTCGATAACGGCTCCTGGGACACCGGTTGGGACAATGGCATCTACGGCTACGCGATGCCACAATTGTATGGCGAAGCAGCCTACGGCAACACTTCGATCAAAATGGGACACTTCTTCACTTTGATTGGCTACGAGGTTGTCAGCGCACCGGACAACTTTTTCTTCAGCCATTCCTACACGATGGTTAACAGCGAACCTTTCACCCATACCGGTGCATTGGTCACTCACAAGGCGAACGAATTTGTGACAATCTGGGGTGGATACACGCTCGGATGGGACTCGGGCTACACGGACAATGGCGATAACTTCCTAGGCGGCTTAAGTGTTGTCCTGACCGATTACACAACCATCACTTACACCAACACAATCGGTCGTTTGAACGAGAACCTCGAACTGCGTGGACAGGACATGAAAGAGCGTGGCCAGATGCACAGCATTGTCGCCAGCACGACCGTCGAGAACTTTAACCACGTATTGCAAATCGATCGCCTGGACACAAAGAACCAATTCGACACATTCGCCCGCGACACATTTGCCATCAACAACTACTTCTTCTATGAATTGGCGGATGAAGTCGCAGCTGGCCTTCGCTTCGAATGGTGGAACAACCGCCGCGACACCAACGATCACACCGACGTCTACGCGTTGACCCTGGGGCTGAACCTGAAGCCCAAGGAGTTTGTCACCATCCGTCCCGAAGTGCGATGGGACTGGGATGTCGACGCGGACCCGCTGGGTATCAACGAGACCAACCCAAACTCGCCGACAAACAGCCCGAGAAGCAACCAAACGACGTTTGGCATCGACGCTATCGTGACGTTCTAA
- a CDS encoding porin, whose amino-acid sequence MKISKLALLAAFACGIHAGSATAQQINTNYFGDVAQVGCFDSEPDCGLDASCCEPACGCEGDCEVGCDSFGCDSCGGASGGGIFFQDGSLPSLACAGCGTCDLGDPWQLCGNHWGWDKGGWLQLGYTTAGRNGMNFNDHPDRVNLQQAWFYMEKVADGSDGLDWGGRVDYVYGVDAQNTQAFGNQGSHWDNGWDNGIYGHALPQAYGEAAYGDLSVKVGHFYTIIGYEVVSAPDNFFYSHAFTMNNSEPFTHTGALATYNLSDSTTIYGGYTAGWDSGFEDNGDNFIGGISQQIDDTTNITFAYVAGRFGTVSQPGYGGEKGNMFSVVTQKQLTNKLSYINQIDYLKTSIQGATSSLNERDTFDINNYLIYQVNDCWALGARFEWWNVEGNQFGLAPGDNHDVYDLTLGVNYRGNANWIVRPEVRWTWDKDSDRAVFAVNENGAASQTTFGIDGIYTF is encoded by the coding sequence ATGAAAATTAGCAAACTTGCACTCTTGGCTGCGTTTGCATGCGGAATCCACGCGGGCTCGGCAACTGCACAACAGATCAATACGAATTACTTTGGCGACGTCGCACAGGTTGGTTGTTTCGACAGCGAACCCGATTGCGGTCTCGACGCATCGTGCTGCGAACCAGCATGTGGTTGCGAAGGCGACTGCGAAGTCGGTTGCGACAGCTTCGGCTGTGACAGCTGTGGCGGAGCCAGCGGCGGCGGCATCTTCTTCCAAGACGGCAGCCTGCCAAGCTTGGCTTGTGCCGGATGCGGAACTTGCGACCTGGGCGACCCTTGGCAACTGTGTGGAAATCACTGGGGCTGGGACAAGGGCGGATGGTTGCAATTGGGCTACACCACCGCTGGCCGCAACGGAATGAACTTCAATGATCATCCCGATCGCGTGAACCTGCAACAAGCATGGTTCTACATGGAGAAGGTTGCCGACGGATCCGACGGCCTCGATTGGGGTGGACGCGTCGACTACGTCTACGGTGTCGATGCTCAGAACACGCAAGCGTTCGGTAACCAAGGCAGCCACTGGGACAACGGCTGGGACAACGGCATCTACGGCCACGCGTTGCCACAAGCCTACGGCGAAGCTGCCTACGGCGATCTGTCGGTCAAGGTTGGTCACTTCTACACCATCATTGGTTACGAAGTAGTATCCGCTCCCGACAACTTCTTCTACAGCCACGCGTTCACCATGAACAACAGCGAGCCATTCACGCACACCGGTGCATTGGCTACGTACAACCTGAGCGACAGCACCACGATCTACGGTGGTTACACCGCGGGTTGGGACTCCGGTTTCGAAGACAACGGTGACAACTTCATCGGTGGTATCTCGCAACAGATCGACGACACCACGAACATCACCTTCGCCTACGTTGCAGGTCGCTTCGGCACCGTTTCGCAACCCGGATATGGCGGCGAGAAGGGCAACATGTTCAGCGTCGTCACTCAGAAGCAGCTGACGAACAAGCTGTCCTACATCAACCAGATCGATTACCTGAAGACATCGATCCAAGGTGCTACATCGTCGTTGAACGAACGCGATACGTTTGATATCAACAACTACCTGATCTACCAAGTCAACGACTGCTGGGCTCTGGGAGCTCGCTTCGAATGGTGGAATGTTGAAGGCAACCAGTTTGGCCTGGCCCCTGGCGACAACCACGACGTCTACGACCTGACGCTGGGCGTGAACTATCGCGGCAACGCCAACTGGATCGTTCGCCCCGAAGTTCGCTGGACCTGGGACAAGGATTCGGACCGCGCGGTCTTTGCAGTCAACGAGAACGGTGCTGCTAGCCAAACGACCTTCGGAATCGACGGCATCTACACCTTCTAA
- the ftsY gene encoding signal recognition particle-docking protein FtsY, whose product MAFWSKKKADDPDTSQAGLFDKFRKSLTKTSQVLNTDIRDLFKNDGRLVEDEFLGELFARLVRTDMGAGPAGRIRDDVATKFRGRKVEMEDILATIRDQVEAMLTQESAELSMADEGPTVILVVGVNGSGKTTSIAKLANRLTQEGNRVVLGAGDTFRAAAVEQLTIWSQRIGCEIVTGKPESDPASVAFATVQKAVDDNFDVAIVDTAGRLQTQTHLMQQLDKIRRVIGKPVPSAPHEVLLVLDATAGQNAISQARGFSEAAGCTGIVLSKLDGSAKGGVVIPIREQFELPVKFIGLGEGIDDMAAFDAPMFSQALFSDSLGKPE is encoded by the coding sequence ATGGCATTTTGGTCCAAAAAGAAAGCAGACGATCCGGATACCAGCCAAGCTGGCCTGTTCGATAAATTCCGCAAGAGCTTGACCAAGACCAGCCAAGTCTTGAACACCGATATCCGCGACCTCTTCAAAAACGATGGCCGCTTGGTGGAGGACGAGTTCCTGGGCGAGCTGTTCGCGCGGCTGGTCCGGACCGACATGGGTGCCGGCCCGGCAGGTCGCATTCGCGACGATGTGGCGACGAAGTTTCGCGGCCGCAAAGTCGAAATGGAAGATATCCTGGCAACCATTCGCGACCAAGTCGAAGCGATGCTGACGCAGGAATCGGCCGAACTGTCGATGGCTGACGAAGGGCCAACGGTGATCCTTGTTGTCGGCGTCAACGGTTCGGGCAAGACGACATCGATCGCCAAGCTGGCGAACCGGTTGACCCAAGAAGGGAACCGCGTGGTCCTAGGCGCAGGGGATACGTTCCGCGCCGCCGCGGTCGAGCAATTGACGATCTGGTCGCAACGCATCGGTTGCGAGATCGTCACTGGAAAACCGGAATCCGATCCCGCCAGCGTCGCCTTTGCCACGGTGCAGAAAGCCGTCGACGACAATTTCGATGTTGCGATCGTCGATACCGCAGGACGTTTGCAAACGCAGACACATCTGATGCAACAACTGGACAAGATCCGCCGAGTGATCGGCAAACCCGTCCCTTCAGCACCTCACGAAGTACTGTTAGTACTAGACGCTACCGCGGGACAAAACGCGATCAGCCAAGCGCGTGGGTTCAGCGAAGCGGCGGGCTGCACCGGCATCGTATTATCGAAGCTCGACGGCAGCGCCAAAGGTGGTGTCGTGATTCCCATTCGAGAGCAATTCGAACTGCCGGTGAAGTTCATCGGACTGGGCGAAGGGATCGACGACATGGCCGCCTTCGATGCCCCGATGTTCTCTCAAGCGCTCTTCAGTGACTCACTTGGAAAGCCTGAATAA
- the miaE gene encoding tRNA-(ms[2]io[6]A)-hydroxylase: MLRLKSNSSQRWLSQVESNLDEILIDHAHCERKAASTAMGLMNSYAERRELCDEMASIVIEELEHYRMVLDVLDSRGIRFRQLKPSPYGSQLNALIIRTEPQRAVDKLLVASLIEARSCERFDLLRKHAPDKVLADFYDSLFESEARHHATYVRLAEEFAPRAEVQRRLNELSEAEAKIIEVGSELARMHS; the protein is encoded by the coding sequence ATGTTGCGACTCAAATCCAATTCGTCCCAACGCTGGCTTTCGCAGGTGGAGAGTAATCTCGACGAGATCTTGATCGATCACGCGCACTGCGAACGCAAGGCGGCATCGACCGCGATGGGGTTGATGAATTCCTACGCCGAGCGGCGCGAGTTGTGCGACGAAATGGCCAGCATCGTGATCGAGGAACTTGAGCACTACCGGATGGTGCTCGATGTGCTCGACAGCCGCGGGATCCGGTTTCGGCAGCTTAAGCCGAGTCCGTATGGCAGCCAATTAAATGCTTTGATCATTCGCACCGAACCGCAGCGAGCTGTCGACAAGCTGCTGGTTGCATCGTTGATCGAAGCCCGCAGTTGCGAACGGTTCGATCTGCTGCGCAAGCATGCTCCGGACAAAGTGCTGGCCGATTTTTATGACAGCTTGTTCGAGAGCGAGGCGCGGCATCACGCGACCTACGTTCGGTTAGCCGAGGAGTTTGCACCGCGGGCCGAGGTTCAACGTCGACTCAACGAATTGTCCGAAGCCGAAGCGAAGATTATCGAAGTCGGCAGCGAGTTGGCTCGCATGCACAGCTGA
- a CDS encoding DUF456 domain-containing protein — protein MEAWWHLIWPIGLILLTTVAWGSNFVTLPGNWIAAALVVVYFLVAPSGQRISLGTTEVVAAIGFAVLGEVLEFAAAALGAKKAGGSKRATVMAVVGSMVGAMGGALLGLPIPIFGTVIAALLFGALGATAGAVLGEWMSGKQWKETIPVGHAAFWGRLLGTVGKICAGIMILLVVIVGVCV, from the coding sequence ATGGAAGCTTGGTGGCACTTAATTTGGCCGATCGGTTTGATCCTGTTGACCACGGTGGCGTGGGGCAGCAACTTCGTCACGCTGCCGGGAAACTGGATCGCCGCAGCTCTGGTGGTCGTCTACTTCCTGGTCGCCCCCAGCGGCCAACGCATCTCGCTGGGAACGACCGAAGTTGTCGCGGCGATCGGTTTTGCCGTCCTGGGAGAGGTGCTGGAGTTTGCCGCCGCGGCGCTGGGAGCGAAGAAAGCCGGCGGCAGCAAAAGAGCGACGGTGATGGCAGTGGTGGGTTCGATGGTCGGCGCGATGGGTGGAGCGCTGCTGGGCTTGCCGATCCCGATCTTCGGCACCGTCATCGCCGCGTTGTTGTTCGGCGCTCTCGGCGCAACCGCCGGCGCGGTGCTGGGTGAATGGATGAGCGGCAAGCAGTGGAAGGAGACGATTCCCGTCGGTCACGCTGCGTTCTGGGGACGTCTGTTGGGAACGGTTGGGAAAATCTGCGCCGGAATAATGATTCTATTGGTCGTCATCGTTGGGGTTTGCGTTTGA
- a CDS encoding HNH endonuclease, producing MSTSSVLDSSVLILNRFYMAIRVVSVRRGFTLLYRQCAEVITLEDEQYTSYDFTSWCELSQLTSLEKQPGEDYIKAVGFDLRVPRICRLTRFDRLPVQSVRFNRKNLFARDSHRCQYCGQDKPSNQLSVDHVVPRSHGGKTTWENVVCCCLRCNSRKGGRTPSQANMNLLTTPIKPKFNPVLTQPIVDPRYECWKTFLPAAG from the coding sequence ATGTCTACTTCGTCAGTTCTTGATTCAAGTGTGCTGATTCTAAATCGCTTTTATATGGCGATCCGTGTCGTCTCTGTGCGACGGGGCTTCACGTTGTTATATCGCCAGTGTGCTGAAGTCATCACGTTGGAAGATGAACAATATACCAGCTACGATTTCACTTCATGGTGTGAGTTGAGTCAATTGACTTCGCTCGAAAAGCAACCTGGCGAAGACTACATCAAAGCCGTCGGTTTCGATCTTCGCGTCCCACGGATTTGTCGCTTGACGCGATTCGATCGCTTGCCGGTGCAATCGGTGCGGTTCAATCGTAAAAACTTATTTGCTCGCGATAGTCACCGTTGCCAATACTGTGGCCAGGACAAACCGTCGAACCAGTTGAGCGTCGACCATGTGGTGCCACGCAGCCATGGCGGCAAGACGACTTGGGAGAATGTCGTCTGTTGTTGTCTGCGGTGTAATTCTCGCAAGGGCGGGCGGACGCCGTCGCAGGCGAACATGAACCTGCTGACAACGCCGATCAAACCGAAGTTCAATCCGGTGTTGACCCAGCCGATCGTCGATCCGCGGTACGAATGTTGGAAGACGTTTTTACCCGCGGCGGGTTAG
- a CDS encoding undecaprenyl-diphosphate phosphatase translates to MWEMVLLAVIQGIAEFLPISSSGHLVIFGELLGITEESATVNIVLHAGTLASILVVYWRRILDMLTSDRRVIPLLVIGTIPAGIAGVIIKTQFKHLLESPLIAGCMLLVTGGLLLLLKYLPTRDATYQSLSWRKAFEIGTFQAFALMPGISRSGSTIVGGRMLGLSNEDAVTFSFLLAIPAILGATVLEMKDLAQSDLTMDRMAPLLVGAVVAFLVGIFALRWLIAWSRRGRLHLFAWWCIPMGIGTILWQLR, encoded by the coding sequence ATGTGGGAAATGGTTTTATTAGCGGTAATCCAAGGGATTGCCGAATTTCTGCCGATCAGTTCGTCGGGTCACTTGGTGATCTTCGGCGAATTATTGGGAATTACTGAAGAATCCGCTACCGTGAACATCGTACTTCACGCCGGTACACTTGCCTCGATTCTTGTCGTCTATTGGCGTCGAATCCTCGATATGCTGACCAGCGACCGACGCGTCATTCCTCTGCTAGTCATCGGCACGATCCCTGCCGGCATCGCGGGAGTGATAATCAAGACGCAATTCAAACACTTGCTGGAAAGCCCGTTGATCGCGGGCTGCATGCTGTTGGTAACCGGCGGCCTTTTATTGCTGCTGAAATATCTGCCGACGCGCGACGCAACCTACCAATCGTTGTCGTGGCGAAAGGCGTTCGAGATCGGCACCTTCCAGGCTTTCGCCTTGATGCCAGGGATCAGCCGCAGCGGGTCGACAATCGTCGGCGGTCGGATGCTGGGACTGAGCAACGAAGACGCCGTTACCTTTTCATTCCTGCTGGCGATCCCCGCGATCCTGGGCGCTACGGTGCTGGAGATGAAAGACCTCGCCCAATCCGATCTCACGATGGACCGCATGGCACCGCTGCTAGTCGGCGCCGTGGTCGCATTTTTGGTGGGGATCTTCGCGCTGCGATGGTTGATCGCGTGGAGCCGCCGCGGACGACTGCATCTCTTCGCTTGGTGGTGCATCCCGATGGGCATCGGAACGATCCTCTGGCAGCTGCGCTAA
- a CDS encoding DUF368 domain-containing protein, with the protein MIPRNPGTIAGDLLNFARGFCMGAADSVPGVSGGTVALILGHYHRLVAAISHFDREAFSLALARKWRQLAEHIDLRFLVALGLGIGIAIVSLASLLHWLLENRLPGTLAVFMGLIVASIWIVARQVQQWNAAAGMAVILGTCAGYLVSSLSPLVGDPGYLYLFFSGVLGITAMILPGISGSFVLVLLGVYHHVIGLVKALPRGELGVDGFVQILVFVSGCAIGLAAFTRVLRWLLEHYQNVTFACLLGLMVGSLKRVWPLQQPTAETAAEKFSHRVFEFVPIDQWSQPIWPLLLLCIGAASFVLVLEMVSVRMYSNHNANTSLIDGK; encoded by the coding sequence ATGATTCCGCGTAACCCAGGAACGATTGCTGGTGATCTACTAAATTTTGCCAGAGGTTTCTGCATGGGAGCCGCCGACAGTGTGCCGGGGGTCAGCGGGGGAACGGTCGCGCTGATTTTAGGGCACTATCACCGGCTTGTCGCGGCGATCAGCCATTTCGATCGCGAGGCGTTCTCGCTGGCATTGGCTAGGAAATGGCGTCAACTGGCAGAACATATCGACCTGCGATTTCTCGTCGCGCTCGGCCTGGGCATTGGGATTGCCATCGTTTCGCTGGCCAGTCTGTTGCATTGGCTGTTGGAAAACCGGCTGCCGGGAACCCTCGCCGTTTTTATGGGTTTGATCGTCGCAAGTATCTGGATCGTCGCACGGCAGGTGCAACAGTGGAACGCGGCTGCCGGGATGGCAGTCATTCTGGGGACCTGTGCCGGGTATCTGGTAAGTTCGCTCTCGCCATTGGTCGGAGATCCGGGGTATCTGTATCTCTTCTTTTCCGGCGTGCTCGGGATTACCGCCATGATCTTACCGGGGATCAGCGGTTCGTTTGTCCTCGTCCTGTTGGGCGTGTACCACCATGTGATTGGATTGGTCAAAGCGTTGCCACGAGGAGAGTTGGGCGTTGATGGCTTCGTCCAGATCCTCGTGTTCGTCTCCGGCTGTGCGATTGGTTTAGCCGCCTTCACCCGGGTGCTGCGGTGGTTGCTGGAACATTACCAGAATGTAACCTTTGCTTGCCTGTTGGGACTGATGGTAGGAAGTCTGAAAAGAGTTTGGCCGTTGCAGCAGCCGACTGCCGAAACGGCTGCGGAAAAATTTTCGCATCGAGTGTTCGAATTTGTCCCCATCGACCAATGGTCGCAGCCTATTTGGCCATTGTTATTGTTGTGTATCGGTGCAGCCTCATTTGTACTAGTGCTCGAAATGGTTTCTGTGCGCATGTATTCGAACCATAATGCAAACACCAGTTTAATTGATGGTAAGTGA
- the lexA gene encoding transcriptional repressor LexA: protein MAISTRLTTRQQTVYDMIRDKIVSRGYGPTVREIGEHFDIKSPNGVMCHLKALERKGLIRRSPNKSRAIELTNEADRSAKSMPLAGQVVAGNGTLAFERAERKDLSEMFYGEDRFLLEVSGDSMVDAHITDGDMVVVQKQEHAQAGQMVVALTPQGDATLKYWYPEEGRIRLQPGNREMEPIYVREATVIGIVVGVVRSV, encoded by the coding sequence ATGGCTATTTCGACCCGCCTGACGACGCGACAACAAACTGTTTACGACATGATTCGCGATAAAATTGTGTCGCGCGGGTATGGGCCAACCGTCCGCGAGATTGGGGAGCACTTTGACATCAAGTCGCCCAACGGTGTGATGTGCCACTTGAAGGCTTTGGAACGCAAAGGCCTGATCCGCCGGAGTCCCAATAAGTCGCGTGCAATCGAACTTACCAATGAGGCCGATCGATCCGCCAAAAGTATGCCACTTGCTGGGCAGGTCGTCGCTGGCAACGGCACGTTGGCCTTCGAAAGGGCGGAACGCAAAGACCTCAGCGAAATGTTCTACGGTGAAGACCGGTTTCTGCTAGAAGTTTCCGGCGATTCGATGGTCGATGCCCACATCACCGACGGCGACATGGTCGTTGTGCAAAAGCAAGAACACGCCCAGGCCGGCCAAATGGTCGTTGCGTTGACACCACAAGGTGATGCCACGCTGAAGTATTGGTATCCCGAGGAGGGACGCATTCGTTTGCAACCGGGGAATCGGGAGATGGAACCGATCTACGTTCGCGAAGCGACCGTGATCGGAATCGTCGTCGGCGTGGTCCGTTCGGTCTAA